Proteins from a genomic interval of Trifolium pratense cultivar HEN17-A07 linkage group LG6, ARS_RC_1.1, whole genome shotgun sequence:
- the LOC123893210 gene encoding protein LURP-one-related 10-like: MAYPYQPSASAPMPALPTTIIGPQYCAPYQLDLTIVKKVMTVTDGNFAVTDVNGNIVFKVKGSLLTLRDRRVLVDAVGNPITTLRRKIATLHDRWEAFRGESTDSKDLIFTLKRSSLIQFKDKLDVFLAGNKKQDVCDFKVKGSWLERSCIVYAGESNHIVAKMHKKHTIKSLLIGKDHFAVTVYPNVDYAFIVSLIVILDEINDDEKDD, translated from the exons ATGGCTTATCCTTATCAACCTTCTGCCTCTGCTCCGATGCCGGCACTCCCAACCACCATAATCGGACCTCAATACTGTGCTCCGTATCAGTTGGATCTGACGATTGTCAAAAAGGTTATGACTGTTACAGATGGGAATTTCGCCGTCACTGATGTTAACGGCAATATCGTCTTCAAAGTTAAGGGTTCTTTGTTAACGCTTCGTGATCGCCGTGTCTTGGTTGATGCCGTCGGTAACCCCATCACCACCCTACGTCGTAAG ATAGCGACTCTGCATGATCGGTGGGAAGCTTTTCGGGGTGAAAGCACAGATTCTAAAGATCTGATATTTACATTAAAAAGATCGTCCCTAATCCAGTTTAAGGACAAATTAGATGTGTTTCTAGCTGGTAACAAAAAACAAGATGTTTGTGACTTTAAAGTCAAAGGTAGTTGGTTAGAACGATCTTGCATTGTTTATGCTGGTGAATCTAACCACATTGTTGCcaag ATGCACAAAAAGCACACTATTAAGAGTCTTTTAATTGGTAAAGACCATTTCGCGGTCACGGTTTATCCCAATGTTGATTACGCTTTCATAGTGTCGTTAATCGTGATACTTGACGAGATTAACGATGATGAGAAGGATGATTAG
- the LOC123892872 gene encoding trafficking protein particle complex subunit 4-like produces MAAIYSLYIINKSGGLIYYKDYGSAGRMDTNDTLRVASLWHSMHAISQQLSPVSGCSGIELLQADTFDLHCFQSLTGTKFFAVCEPGTQQIESLLKYIYELYTDYVLKNPFYEIEMPIRCELFDINLTQSVQKDRVALLGQ; encoded by the exons ATGGCAGCGATTTATAGTCTTTACATCATCAACAAGTCTGGTGGATTGATCTACTACAAG GATTATGGATCAGCTGGACGAATGGATACCAATGATACCTTACGAGTGGCTAGCTTATGGCATTCAATGCATGCCATCTCTCAGCAGCTATCACCCGTGTCAGGTTGTTCAGGAATTGAACTACTCCAAGCTGATACATTTGATCTTCATTGCTTCCAATCACTAACAg GGACGAAGTTTTTCGCAGTATGTGAGCCTGGCACTCAACAAATAGAAAGTTTATTGAAATACATATATGAATTGTATACGGATTATGTTTTGAAGAACCCCTTCTATGAGATAGAGATGCCTATTCGATGTGAGCTCTTTGATATCAACCTAACTCAGTCAGTACAAAAGGATCGTGTTGCACTGTTGGGTCAATAA